In Candidatus Pelagibacter sp. RS39, the following proteins share a genomic window:
- the cgtA gene encoding Obg family GTPase CgtA, with protein MKFLDQVKIYIKAGNGGDGSPSFRREKFIEYGGPDGGDGGKGGSVILKAEQNLNTLIDFRYQQHHKAKRGENGAGQNRTGKSGEDLILKVPLGTQVFEEDNKTLIYDFTKISEEFIAAAGGKGGLGNTRFKSSTNRAPRKFTKGTQGEEFTIWLQLKTIADIGIIGLPNAGKSSLLASVTNANPKIANYQFTTLNPNLGVASYDDKEITIADIPGLVEGAHKGTGLGIQFLKHIERCKSLLHLIDITSDDLKKSYQQVKNELKKYSNKLTKKKELIVLNKIDLIDEKEVNHIIKDFKKNTKSEIIAVSTFNKSSVSKIKSKLLNYVS; from the coding sequence ATGAAATTCTTAGATCAAGTTAAAATTTATATTAAAGCTGGAAATGGTGGAGATGGTTCTCCGAGTTTCAGAAGAGAAAAATTTATAGAATATGGTGGCCCAGATGGTGGTGATGGTGGAAAAGGAGGTTCAGTAATTTTAAAAGCTGAACAGAATTTAAATACTTTAATTGATTTTAGATATCAACAACATCATAAAGCAAAGAGAGGTGAGAACGGTGCAGGACAAAACCGAACAGGAAAGAGTGGTGAAGATTTAATTTTAAAGGTTCCCTTAGGAACACAAGTTTTTGAAGAGGATAACAAAACATTAATTTACGACTTTACAAAAATTAGTGAGGAATTTATCGCTGCTGCTGGTGGTAAAGGCGGATTAGGTAATACAAGATTCAAAAGTTCTACCAATAGGGCTCCAAGGAAATTTACAAAAGGAACTCAAGGAGAAGAGTTTACAATTTGGCTTCAATTGAAAACAATAGCTGATATTGGGATTATAGGATTGCCTAATGCAGGTAAGTCAAGTTTATTAGCATCAGTTACTAATGCAAATCCTAAAATTGCAAACTATCAATTTACCACTTTAAATCCAAATTTGGGAGTGGCAAGTTATGATGATAAAGAAATTACGATCGCAGATATACCAGGATTAGTAGAAGGTGCTCATAAAGGTACGGGCCTTGGAATTCAGTTTTTGAAACATATTGAGAGATGTAAATCTCTTTTACATTTAATTGATATTACAAGTGACGATTTAAAAAAAAGCTATCAACAAGTAAAAAATGAGCTTAAAAAATATAGTAACAAACTCACTAAAAAAAAAGAATTAATCGTGTTGAACAAAATAGATCTTATTGATGAAAAAGAAGTCAATCACATAATTAAAGACTTTAAAAAGAATACTAAATCAGAAATTATTGCTGTATCAACATTCAATAAATCTTCAGTATCAAAAATCAAATCAAAATTATTGAATTATGTATCTTAA
- the proB gene encoding glutamate 5-kinase: protein MYLKNSKKIVIKIGSSLLVDKEKKIRKKWLSSFAKDIKKLKSNNQKIIIVSSGAIALGCKKMNYNKKNLKLDKSQAIASIGQIELMNLFLETFSKYKLDISQILLTLDDTEERRRSINAKRTFENLFDLDFIPIVNENDTIATSEIKYGDNDRLASRVAQITNADTLILLSDVDGLYTKNPKKFKDAQLIKKVIDLDKVIKNINIKGMTELGSGGMNTKIEAAKICNLAGCNMVIANGLSLNPIDRIQSEDNCTWFISRISKMHARKKWIISSISPKGELIIDDGAKKALHSGKSLLAAGIKKVVGRFNKGDHIKILDNKKKEFARGLSSFSSKEINLIMGCHSNEIQKILGYVSKSEVVHKDDMVEI, encoded by the coding sequence ATGTATCTTAAAAACTCAAAAAAAATTGTTATCAAAATCGGATCTTCGCTTTTAGTTGACAAAGAAAAGAAAATAAGAAAAAAATGGCTCTCTAGCTTTGCGAAAGATATAAAAAAATTAAAATCGAATAATCAAAAAATTATAATTGTTTCTTCAGGCGCAATAGCCCTTGGATGTAAAAAAATGAATTATAATAAAAAAAATCTTAAGCTAGATAAAAGTCAAGCAATTGCATCTATAGGGCAAATTGAATTGATGAACTTGTTCTTAGAAACGTTTTCAAAATATAAATTAGATATTTCTCAAATTTTACTTACCCTTGACGACACTGAGGAGAGAAGAAGATCAATCAATGCAAAAAGAACTTTTGAAAACTTATTCGATCTTGATTTCATTCCTATTGTTAATGAAAATGATACTATTGCAACATCTGAAATTAAATATGGAGATAATGATAGACTTGCTTCTAGAGTAGCTCAAATTACAAATGCAGATACCTTAATATTACTCTCGGATGTGGATGGTTTATATACAAAAAACCCAAAAAAATTCAAAGATGCTCAGTTAATTAAGAAAGTAATTGATTTAGACAAAGTTATTAAAAATATAAATATTAAAGGTATGACAGAATTAGGAAGTGGTGGCATGAATACAAAAATCGAAGCTGCTAAAATTTGTAATTTGGCTGGTTGCAATATGGTAATAGCAAATGGGTTAAGTCTTAATCCTATCGATCGTATCCAGAGTGAAGATAACTGCACTTGGTTTATTTCTAGAATATCTAAAATGCATGCAAGAAAAAAGTGGATAATCAGCTCAATTTCTCCTAAGGGTGAACTTATAATTGATGATGGAGCAAAAAAGGCTCTTCATAGTGGAAAAAGTTTATTAGCGGCTGGAATTAAAAAAGTAGTCGGCAGATTTAATAAGGGAGATCATATTAAAATTTTAGATAATAAAAAAAAAGAGTTTGCTCGTGGACTTAGCTCTTTTTCATCAAAAGAAATAAATTTAATTATGGGCTGTCATTCAAATGAAATACAAAAAATTTTAGGATACGTGTCGAAATCTGAAGTAGTGCATAAAGATGATATGGTGGAAATCTAA
- a CDS encoding glutamate-5-semialdehyde dehydrogenase — MRKILINIGERSKQAFAQPINTYKKNKVLSDYLKMIKKNKNLILKENKKDVDRANKIKLRDNLINRLILNEKKILGIINSIQEIIKLKDPVHNVIEKWKRPNGLVFSKISIPIGVIGVIYESRPNVTSDVASLCFKSGNPVILKGGSEAFYSNKILSNLFRKALKINKVNQNFVQFIDIKNRKVVDFLLTKMSNFIDVIIPRGGRNLVKKVQNISKIPTIGHLEGVCHSYVDKDADPKIATKVIVNAKLRNTAICGATETILLNERIIKKFGAHILKLLEEKGCQIIGDNKIRKIYKGKIKKASIKDWSKEYLSATVSVKSVKNLQEAISHINKYGTMHTDCIITKNKKTAKKFLMGVKSSIAMHNTSTQFADGGEFGFGGEVGISTNVLPPRGPVGLRQLISYKYQVTSNGKIRK; from the coding sequence ATGAGAAAGATATTAATTAATATTGGAGAGAGATCAAAACAAGCGTTTGCTCAACCAATAAATACTTATAAAAAAAATAAAGTTTTGAGTGATTATCTTAAAATGATAAAAAAAAATAAAAATTTAATTCTTAAAGAAAATAAAAAAGATGTAGATCGGGCTAACAAAATAAAGCTAAGAGATAATTTAATAAATCGACTAATTTTAAATGAAAAAAAAATCTTGGGTATTATTAATTCAATCCAAGAAATAATTAAGTTAAAGGATCCAGTTCATAATGTTATTGAAAAATGGAAAAGACCTAATGGACTTGTATTTTCAAAAATATCAATCCCGATAGGAGTAATAGGTGTAATTTATGAAAGTAGACCAAATGTAACCTCGGATGTAGCATCATTATGTTTTAAATCTGGAAATCCAGTTATTTTGAAAGGCGGTTCTGAGGCCTTTTATTCTAATAAAATTTTATCAAATTTATTCAGAAAAGCTTTGAAGATTAATAAAGTTAATCAAAACTTTGTTCAATTCATCGATATAAAGAATAGAAAAGTGGTAGATTTTTTACTAACTAAAATGAGTAATTTTATTGATGTGATCATACCAAGAGGGGGTAGAAATTTAGTTAAAAAAGTACAAAACATTTCTAAAATTCCAACTATTGGTCACTTAGAAGGTGTTTGTCATTCATATGTAGATAAAGATGCGGATCCCAAAATTGCTACCAAAGTAATAGTAAATGCAAAATTAAGAAATACAGCGATTTGTGGAGCAACTGAAACAATTTTGCTTAATGAGCGTATAATCAAAAAGTTTGGAGCTCATATATTAAAGTTATTAGAAGAAAAAGGTTGTCAAATTATTGGTGATAATAAAATACGAAAAATTTACAAAGGTAAAATCAAAAAAGCATCGATCAAAGATTGGTCAAAAGAATATTTATCTGCTACCGTTTCTGTAAAATCTGTCAAAAACTTACAGGAGGCTATTTCTCATATTAATAAATATGGAACTATGCATACTGATTGTATTATTACTAAAAACAAAAAAACTGCTAAAAAATTTTTAATGGGAGTTAAAAGTTCAATAGCAATGCACAATACATCTACACAATTTGCAGATGGTGGTGAATTTGGATTTGGTGGTGAGGTTGGAATTTCGACAAATGTTCTTCCGCCAAGAGGACCTGTCGGACTTAGACAACTAATTTCCTACAAATATCAAGTAACAAGTAATGGTAAAATTAGAAAGTAA
- the nadD gene encoding nicotinate (nicotinamide) nucleotide adenylyltransferase: MVKLESKLATRRNKIGILGGSFDPAHKGHLTISKEAIKRFKLKNVIWAITKKNPFKKKTYTSLGNRIKYCKKIIGSSKLIKVKFYEDTIKSNKTFDLIKHISKNKKNKIYFIMGADNLIKFHKWYKWKLISQKCKIIVFDRHGYKKKSLNSTTYKRLNKENLKFIEFEKVNISSSQLRKI, encoded by the coding sequence ATGGTAAAATTAGAAAGTAAATTGGCTACAAGAAGAAATAAAATTGGGATCCTGGGTGGATCCTTCGATCCTGCACACAAAGGTCACTTAACTATCTCAAAAGAAGCAATTAAAAGATTTAAATTAAAAAATGTTATTTGGGCAATAACAAAAAAAAATCCTTTTAAAAAAAAGACGTATACAAGTTTGGGTAATAGAATCAAGTATTGCAAAAAAATTATTGGATCAAGTAAATTGATTAAAGTAAAATTTTATGAAGACACAATTAAATCAAATAAAACTTTTGATTTGATAAAACATATTTCAAAGAACAAAAAAAACAAAATTTATTTTATAATGGGCGCTGATAATTTAATAAAATTTCACAAATGGTATAAATGGAAATTAATTTCACAGAAATGTAAAATAATAGTATTTGATAGACATGGTTATAAAAAAAAATCATTAAATTCAACCACATATAAAAGATTAAATAAAGAGAATTTGAAATTTATTGAATTTGAAAAGGTCAATATTTCTTCTTCTCAATTGAGAAAAATTTGA
- the rsfS gene encoding ribosome silencing factor — MDKISDLKKIIIQTLDINKALDIVSIDLKDKSSMAEYMIIASGTSSRHIQSLSEQVLEKFKDYGMKDSKIEGKDSTEWKLVDGIDLIVHIFHPEKRKFYELEKMWSEFIPKEKLII, encoded by the coding sequence ATGGACAAAATTTCTGATTTAAAAAAAATCATAATTCAAACTTTAGATATTAATAAAGCTTTAGACATTGTTAGCATCGATCTTAAAGATAAAAGTTCAATGGCTGAATACATGATTATTGCAAGTGGTACGTCATCTAGACATATCCAGTCACTTTCTGAGCAAGTTTTAGAAAAATTCAAAGATTATGGAATGAAAGATTCAAAAATCGAGGGAAAAGATAGTACTGAGTGGAAACTGGTGGATGGAATAGATCTAATTGTCCACATATTTCATCCAGAAAAAAGAAAATTTTACGAATTAGAAAAAATGTGGTCAGAATTTATTCCAAAAGAAAAACTTATAATATGA
- a CDS encoding S41 family peptidase has product MRKIFFIISIFFLKFSTFNPVVAAENDVYKKIDLFGEVLEKINKEYVDEINQSESMDAAIDGLLQSLDPYSAYMSPEIFNEMQTETSGEFGGLGIEVNMESGVVKVISPIDDTPASRAGIKAGDYIIKIDDIQVQGKSLSEAVDLMRGPVGSSIILTVRRIGQKKALTFEIVREIIQIKSVKADLLKNNVGYLRLTSFNENSGEQIRKQIKEFEKNENINSYILDLRNNPGGLLSQAIRISDFFLDNGEIVSTKSRKASENRKWFAKKGDLIGGKTLIVLINYGSASASEIVAGALQDHKRAIILGENSFGKGSVQSIIPLKNKGAIRLTVAKYYLPSGKSISEVGVSPDIEINEDTNEFRIKTDTDNQLSYALKLLNG; this is encoded by the coding sequence ATGAGGAAAATTTTTTTTATCATCAGTATATTTTTTCTAAAGTTTTCAACTTTTAATCCTGTCGTTGCAGCTGAAAATGACGTTTATAAGAAAATAGATTTATTTGGAGAAGTATTAGAAAAAATTAATAAAGAATATGTCGATGAAATAAATCAATCTGAAAGTATGGATGCTGCAATAGATGGTTTGCTTCAATCACTAGATCCTTATTCAGCATATATGTCACCTGAAATTTTTAACGAAATGCAGACTGAAACAAGTGGTGAATTTGGTGGCTTGGGAATAGAGGTAAATATGGAGTCTGGGGTTGTAAAAGTAATTTCCCCTATCGACGATACTCCAGCATCTAGAGCTGGGATTAAAGCTGGCGACTATATCATAAAGATAGATGATATTCAGGTACAAGGTAAATCACTAAGTGAGGCTGTAGACTTGATGAGAGGACCTGTAGGTTCATCAATTATTTTAACTGTAAGAAGAATTGGACAAAAAAAAGCTTTAACGTTTGAAATTGTAAGAGAAATAATTCAAATTAAATCAGTTAAAGCTGATCTTTTGAAAAATAACGTTGGTTATCTTAGATTAACTTCTTTCAATGAAAATAGTGGTGAACAAATAAGAAAGCAAATTAAAGAATTTGAAAAAAATGAAAATATAAATTCATATATACTAGATTTAAGAAATAATCCTGGAGGGTTGTTATCGCAAGCTATAAGGATATCAGATTTTTTTTTAGATAATGGAGAGATTGTATCTACCAAAAGTAGAAAAGCCTCGGAAAATAGAAAATGGTTTGCTAAAAAAGGGGATTTGATAGGTGGCAAAACTTTGATTGTTTTAATTAATTATGGTTCTGCATCTGCTTCAGAAATAGTTGCTGGAGCACTACAAGATCATAAAAGAGCAATTATTTTAGGCGAAAATAGTTTTGGAAAAGGTTCAGTGCAATCAATAATTCCCCTCAAAAATAAAGGAGCAATAAGACTTACTGTTGCAAAATATTACTTACCATCTGGTAAATCAATTTCTGAAGTTGGAGTAAGTCCTGATATTGAGATCAATGAAGATACTAATGAATTTAGAATTAAGACTGATACTGATAATCAATTGAGTTACGCATTAAAGCTTTTAAACGGTTAA
- a CDS encoding RNA pyrophosphohydrolase — MKEQYKHLPLRSGVGIVVLNQKNEIFVARRIDNPKNFWQMPQGGIDEGEDFLSAAYRELKEETSITKVKLIKELDGFITYELPDHLLGIIWKGKYKGQKQKWFIMKFTGEDNEINIRTKKPEFLEWKWIDLKSLTKVVVDFKLHVYQEIQKQLELLLVNRS, encoded by the coding sequence ATGAAAGAACAATATAAACATCTACCACTACGTAGTGGTGTAGGCATTGTTGTTCTAAATCAAAAAAATGAGATTTTTGTTGCAAGAAGAATTGATAATCCAAAAAATTTTTGGCAGATGCCACAAGGAGGTATTGATGAAGGTGAGGATTTTCTTTCCGCTGCATACAGAGAGTTAAAGGAAGAAACTAGTATTACAAAAGTAAAGCTAATTAAAGAATTAGATGGTTTTATAACATATGAACTGCCAGATCACTTATTGGGTATAATTTGGAAAGGTAAGTACAAGGGACAAAAACAGAAATGGTTTATAATGAAGTTTACTGGAGAGGATAATGAGATAAATATTAGAACAAAAAAACCTGAATTTCTTGAGTGGAAATGGATTGATTTAAAATCCTTAACAAAAGTTGTGGTAGATTTTAAATTACACGTTTATCAAGAAATTCAAAAACAATTAGAGTTACTATTAGTTAATCGATCTTAG
- the atpC gene encoding ATP synthase F1 subunit epsilon translates to MSEEFKIEIVNPEKSFLVKEDVLEVVVPAFEGEMGILKDHISIISFLKPGIIKVFSKSGDENYYVEDGIIEFKNNNLSILTSTIFAVADLDKSKQGDLLKKAEEEASKPEINDQAKYLVDQKVEVLRSIN, encoded by the coding sequence ATGAGTGAAGAGTTTAAAATTGAGATAGTAAATCCGGAAAAATCTTTTTTAGTTAAGGAGGATGTTTTAGAGGTTGTGGTTCCTGCCTTTGAGGGTGAAATGGGGATTTTAAAAGATCACATATCCATTATTTCCTTTTTAAAACCTGGAATAATTAAAGTATTTTCGAAATCAGGTGATGAAAATTATTATGTAGAAGATGGAATTATTGAGTTTAAAAATAACAATTTATCAATCTTAACAAGCACAATATTTGCTGTTGCAGATTTAGATAAATCTAAACAAGGGGATTTACTAAAAAAAGCTGAGGAAGAAGCAAGTAAACCTGAAATAAACGATCAGGCCAAATATTTAGTAGACCAAAAAGTTGAAGTTCTAAGATCGATTAACTAA
- the atpD gene encoding F0F1 ATP synthase subunit beta, protein MSKGIITQVIGAVVDVKFDGELPEILTALECKNGNNRLVLEVAQHLGETTVRTIAMDATEGLKRGDEVTNTNAPIQVPVGPETLGRIINVIGEPIDERGEVKTKESWPIHRGAPEFNDQSTETEILVTGIKVIDLLAPYAKGGKIGLFGGAGVGKTVLIMELINNVAKAHGGFSVFAGVGERTREGNDLYHEMIESGVIKQDGPGSKAALVYGQMNEPPGARARVALTGLTVAEYFRDQEGQDVLFFVDNIFRFTQAGSEVSALLGRIPSAVGYQPTLATDMGNLQERITTTNKGSITSVQAIYVPADDLTDPAPATSFAHLDATTVLSRQIAEIGIYPAVDPLDSTSRILDPRIVGDEHYRVARDVQRILQSYKSLQDIIAILGMDELSEEDKLVVARARKIQRFLSQPFFVAEVFTGSPGKLVDLDSTIKGFDAICKGEYDHLPEAAFYMVGTIEEAIEKAKKMEQEAAA, encoded by the coding sequence ATGAGCAAAGGAATAATTACACAGGTCATTGGAGCAGTAGTAGACGTTAAATTTGATGGTGAACTTCCAGAGATCTTAACAGCATTAGAATGTAAAAATGGGAACAATAGATTGGTTTTAGAGGTAGCACAACACTTGGGTGAAACTACAGTTAGAACTATTGCAATGGATGCTACTGAAGGATTAAAAAGAGGTGATGAGGTAACTAATACTAACGCACCTATACAAGTTCCAGTAGGACCCGAAACTCTTGGAAGAATTATTAATGTGATAGGAGAGCCAATAGATGAAAGAGGAGAAGTAAAAACTAAAGAAAGTTGGCCTATTCATAGAGGTGCACCTGAATTCAATGATCAATCGACTGAAACTGAGATACTTGTAACTGGTATTAAAGTAATTGATTTGCTTGCTCCCTACGCTAAAGGAGGAAAAATTGGATTGTTTGGTGGTGCCGGTGTTGGAAAAACTGTTTTGATTATGGAGTTAATCAATAACGTTGCAAAAGCACATGGTGGTTTCTCAGTTTTTGCAGGTGTAGGAGAAAGAACAAGAGAAGGAAATGATCTCTATCATGAAATGATCGAGTCTGGTGTTATCAAACAGGATGGACCAGGATCTAAAGCAGCATTAGTTTACGGACAAATGAATGAACCCCCAGGTGCTAGAGCTAGAGTGGCACTTACTGGGTTGACTGTAGCAGAATATTTTAGAGATCAAGAAGGACAAGACGTGCTCTTCTTTGTAGATAATATTTTTAGATTTACTCAAGCAGGCTCAGAAGTTTCAGCACTTCTTGGTAGAATTCCATCTGCAGTTGGTTATCAACCAACATTAGCAACTGACATGGGTAATCTTCAAGAAAGAATTACAACAACAAACAAAGGATCAATTACTTCAGTTCAAGCAATTTATGTACCTGCAGATGATTTAACTGACCCTGCTCCAGCAACATCGTTTGCTCATTTGGATGCAACAACAGTGCTTTCAAGACAAATAGCTGAAATTGGAATATATCCTGCCGTCGACCCCCTAGACTCAACTTCAAGAATTCTAGACCCTAGAATTGTTGGGGATGAACATTATAGAGTAGCAAGGGATGTGCAAAGAATATTACAATCTTATAAATCATTACAAGATATCATAGCTATTTTAGGTATGGATGAGTTATCTGAGGAAGATAAGCTCGTTGTGGCGAGAGCAAGAAAAATCCAAAGATTTTTGTCTCAGCCATTTTTTGTTGCAGAAGTCTTCACAGGATCACCAGGAAAACTGGTAGATTTAGACTCAACCATCAAAGGTTTTGATGCTATTTGCAAAGGTGAATATGATCATTTACCTGAAGCAGCGTTTTATATGGTGGGTACGATTGAAGAGGCAATTGAGAAAGCTAAAAAAATGGAACAAGAAGCTGCTGCTTAA
- a CDS encoding F0F1 ATP synthase subunit gamma, producing MASLDDLKKRIASVKSTQKITKAMKMVAAAKLRRAQESAERGRPYSEKMNNIILNLSSGISDKENAPKLLSGTGENKIHLCVVMTSDRGLCGGFNSNIIKKAKSYFSKILDEGKQLKIITVGSKGNDQLKRVYGDKIIQNISFKESKNVNYFDADKVGRIIIEKFEAGEFDICTIFYNQFKNVITQLPQAQQIIPLNNKEEENNSGGSYEFEPDEDEILSNLLPKNISTQIFKAMLENSASEQGSRMSAMDNATRNAGEMVDKLTIEYNRSRQAAITKELIEIISGAESL from the coding sequence ATGGCAAGTTTAGATGATCTCAAAAAAAGGATAGCTAGCGTGAAGTCCACACAAAAAATCACGAAAGCTATGAAAATGGTTGCGGCAGCAAAATTGAGAAGAGCTCAAGAAAGTGCTGAGAGAGGGAGACCTTATTCTGAAAAAATGAATAATATTATTCTAAACTTGTCTAGTGGTATATCTGATAAGGAAAATGCCCCAAAATTATTATCTGGTACAGGTGAGAATAAAATTCATTTATGTGTAGTAATGACATCAGATAGAGGCCTTTGCGGAGGTTTTAATTCTAACATTATTAAAAAAGCGAAAAGTTATTTTTCAAAAATTTTAGACGAAGGTAAACAATTAAAAATCATTACTGTGGGGTCAAAGGGAAATGACCAACTAAAAAGAGTTTATGGAGATAAAATTATTCAAAATATATCATTTAAAGAGTCTAAAAATGTAAATTATTTTGATGCTGACAAAGTTGGAAGGATCATAATTGAAAAATTTGAAGCTGGAGAGTTTGATATATGTACAATTTTTTATAATCAATTTAAAAATGTAATCACTCAATTACCTCAAGCTCAACAGATTATACCTTTAAACAACAAAGAAGAGGAAAATAATTCTGGTGGAAGTTATGAATTTGAACCAGATGAGGATGAAATTTTAAGCAATTTATTACCAAAAAATATTTCAACGCAAATATTTAAGGCGATGTTAGAGAATTCAGCTAGCGAACAAGGGTCTAGAATGAGTGCAATGGACAATGCTACCCGTAACGCAGGTGAAATGGTTGACAAACTTACTATCGAATATAATAGAAGTCGTCAGGCAGCAATTACGAAAGAACTAATAGAAATCATATCAGGAGCAGAAAGTTTATAA
- the atpA gene encoding F0F1 ATP synthase subunit alpha, translating into MEINPSEVTKILKEQIKNFGEKAEVAEVGQVLSVGDGIARIYGLDNVQAGEMVEFADGSKGMALNLESENVGVVIFGDDRNVKEGDVVKRTGNIVDTPVGKELLGRVVDGLGNPIDGKGAFDKNIKKTRVEVKAPGIIPRQSVNEPMQTGLKSIDSLVPIGRGQRELIIGDRQTGKTAVAVDAIINQKKINESGDEKQKLYCIYVAVGQKRSTVRQIQKTLEEAGAMEYTTIVAATASDSAPLQFLAPYTGCAMGEYFRDNGMHALIIYDDLSKQAVAYRQMSLLLRRPPGREAYPGDVFYLHSRLLERAAKLSDEHGGGSLTALPIIETQGGDVSAFIPTNVISITDGQIFLETELFNQGIRPAINVGLSVSRVGSSAQTKAMKKVSGSMKLELAQYREMAAFAQFGSDLDASTQQLLNRGSKLTELLKQKQYSPLTVAEQVISVFCGVKGYLDDIDLKDVSEFESKIINKCKSDKPEIIEAIQSSGKLDEDKEKLLVEVITQLKGTFKS; encoded by the coding sequence ATGGAAATAAATCCTTCAGAAGTTACAAAAATATTAAAAGAGCAAATTAAAAACTTTGGTGAAAAAGCTGAAGTTGCAGAAGTGGGGCAGGTGTTATCAGTCGGTGATGGTATTGCAAGAATTTATGGTTTGGATAACGTACAAGCTGGTGAGATGGTAGAATTCGCTGATGGATCAAAAGGGATGGCTCTTAACTTAGAAAGTGAAAACGTTGGTGTTGTAATTTTCGGTGACGACAGAAATGTAAAAGAGGGTGATGTTGTTAAACGTACAGGTAATATTGTTGATACTCCTGTTGGAAAAGAATTGTTAGGAAGGGTTGTAGATGGTCTAGGTAATCCTATTGATGGGAAAGGTGCATTTGATAAAAATATCAAAAAAACTAGAGTAGAAGTAAAGGCACCAGGAATTATCCCTCGTCAATCAGTTAATGAACCAATGCAAACTGGACTAAAATCAATCGATAGCTTGGTTCCAATTGGAAGAGGTCAAAGAGAATTAATTATTGGGGATAGACAAACAGGTAAAACTGCAGTTGCTGTTGATGCAATTATAAATCAAAAAAAGATAAATGAGTCTGGTGACGAAAAACAAAAACTATATTGTATTTATGTTGCAGTTGGACAAAAAAGATCAACTGTAAGACAAATTCAAAAAACATTAGAGGAAGCAGGTGCAATGGAGTACACAACTATTGTTGCAGCTACAGCTTCTGACTCTGCGCCATTACAATTTTTAGCCCCTTATACAGGCTGTGCTATGGGTGAGTATTTCAGAGATAATGGAATGCATGCACTAATAATATATGATGATTTATCTAAACAAGCCGTTGCGTACAGACAGATGTCTTTATTATTAAGAAGGCCTCCAGGCCGTGAGGCTTATCCGGGAGATGTATTTTATCTACACAGTAGATTACTTGAAAGAGCTGCAAAATTAAGCGACGAGCACGGTGGAGGTTCATTGACAGCCCTTCCAATTATCGAAACACAAGGAGGAGACGTTTCTGCTTTTATTCCTACTAATGTAATTTCAATTACTGATGGTCAAATATTTTTAGAAACAGAATTATTTAACCAAGGTATAAGACCAGCAATTAACGTTGGATTATCGGTATCTAGAGTTGGATCATCAGCTCAAACAAAAGCGATGAAAAAAGTTTCTGGATCAATGAAATTAGAATTAGCACAATATAGAGAAATGGCAGCATTTGCCCAATTTGGATCTGATTTGGATGCATCTACGCAACAACTTTTGAATAGAGGCTCAAAACTAACTGAACTTCTAAAACAAAAACAATATTCACCATTGACTGTTGCTGAGCAAGTAATATCAGTTTTTTGTGGTGTTAAGGGTTATCTCGATGATATTGACTTAAAAGATGTATCTGAATTTGAAAGTAAAATTATTAATAAATGTAAATCAGATAAACCTGAAATAATTGAAGCAATTCAAAGCTCTGGAAAACTTGATGAAGATAAAGAAAAGCTATTGGTAGAAGTAATCACTCAGTTGAAAGGAACCTTTAAATCTTAA
- the atpH gene encoding ATP synthase F1 subunit delta has translation MSKDTGFSISSAERYSLALFELSEENGLLGQIEEQSLSVLNLIDQSKDFFHLIKDPTTSHEDLSKIINKIAENNKFDNLFRNFLNFLIQKRRFFFIERILKSFIEICSKKRGELTAELKSAKKLSSDEIKKITDELSTNFKSKIKLNYKHDESLIGGLVVHVGSTMVDTSIKNKLQQIENRMIEA, from the coding sequence TTGAGCAAAGATACAGGATTTTCAATTTCTTCAGCTGAAAGGTATTCTCTCGCACTTTTTGAACTTTCAGAAGAAAATGGGTTATTAGGACAGATAGAAGAACAGTCTTTATCTGTATTAAACCTAATTGATCAAAGTAAAGATTTTTTTCATTTGATTAAAGATCCAACTACTAGTCATGAAGATCTTTCAAAAATAATAAATAAAATAGCCGAAAATAATAAATTTGATAATTTATTTAGAAATTTTTTAAACTTTTTAATTCAAAAAAGACGTTTCTTTTTTATAGAGAGGATTCTAAAAAGTTTTATTGAAATTTGTTCCAAAAAAAGAGGTGAGCTTACGGCTGAATTAAAATCAGCAAAAAAATTATCAAGTGATGAAATTAAAAAAATCACAGATGAATTATCTACAAATTTTAAATCAAAAATAAAATTAAATTATAAACATGATGAAAGTTTAATAGGAGGTCTAGTAGTTCATGTTGGAAGTACTATGGTAGATACTTCAATTAAAAATAAATTACAACAAATCGAAAATAGAATGATAGAGGCATAA